One Deinococcus sp. LM3 genomic region harbors:
- a CDS encoding aminopeptidase, whose translation MTASSPHDPQASASDAPTGDFSAHLARYAELLVRTGVNLPAGGKLRIAAPVEAAPLVRLTARAAYRAGASDVRVTYLDPHLDLALFEDGTDDAVNFLPAWHAQQREAMIEDGYASIGIVGEDPSLLAGVNPARVAARSKLTAQAMRQVSEATGSFRVNWTVAAMATPAWAARVYPDLPAPEAVARLWADIFAVTRADQPDPVAAWDAHLTRLERLTTYLNGRQYAAVHLKSDLGTDLTVGLAENHVWQGGAETARNGVRGVPNLPTDEVFTAPHRERVNGWAVASKPLSARGQLIEGIRVRFENGRAAEVSATRGEDTLRQLIGTDEGAAHLGEVALVPASAPVAQTGTLFLNTLFDENAASHIALGRCYPTNVQGGTDEATLTAAGGNDSLIHVDWMIGTPATDVDGITKEGTREPLMRAGEWVVQG comes from the coding sequence ATGACTGCCTCCAGCCCGCACGATCCCCAGGCCAGCGCCAGTGACGCTCCAACCGGCGACTTCAGCGCCCACCTCGCCCGGTACGCCGAGCTGCTCGTCCGGACCGGCGTGAACCTCCCGGCCGGCGGGAAGCTCCGGATCGCCGCGCCGGTCGAGGCGGCGCCGCTCGTGCGCCTGACCGCCCGCGCCGCCTACCGCGCCGGGGCCAGCGACGTGCGCGTCACGTACCTCGACCCGCACCTGGACCTCGCGCTGTTCGAGGACGGCACGGACGACGCCGTGAACTTCCTGCCCGCGTGGCACGCGCAGCAACGCGAGGCGATGATTGAGGACGGGTACGCGTCCATCGGGATCGTCGGGGAGGACCCGTCGCTGCTCGCGGGCGTGAATCCTGCGCGGGTCGCGGCGCGCAGCAAACTCACGGCGCAGGCCATGCGGCAGGTCAGCGAGGCGACCGGCAGTTTCCGCGTGAACTGGACGGTCGCGGCGATGGCCACGCCCGCCTGGGCCGCGCGGGTGTACCCGGACTTGCCCGCCCCGGAGGCCGTGGCGCGCCTGTGGGCCGACATCTTCGCCGTCACGCGCGCCGACCAGCCGGACCCGGTGGCCGCCTGGGACGCGCACCTAACCCGCCTAGAACGCCTCACCACCTACCTGAACGGCCGGCAGTACGCCGCCGTCCACCTGAAAAGCGACCTGGGCACCGACCTGACCGTCGGCCTCGCCGAGAACCACGTCTGGCAGGGCGGCGCCGAGACCGCCCGCAACGGCGTGCGCGGCGTCCCGAACCTGCCCACCGACGAGGTCTTCACCGCCCCGCACCGGGAGCGCGTGAACGGCTGGGCGGTCGCCAGCAAACCCCTCAGCGCGCGCGGACAGCTGATCGAGGGCATCCGCGTGCGCTTCGAGAACGGCCGCGCCGCCGAGGTCAGCGCCACGCGCGGCGAGGACACCCTGCGCCAGCTGATCGGCACCGACGAGGGAGCCGCGCACCTGGGCGAGGTGGCCCTGGTGCCCGCCAGCGCGCCCGTCGCGCAGACCGGCACGCTGTTCCTGAACACCCTGTTCGACGAGAACGCCGCCTCGCACATCGCGCTGGGCCGCTGCTACCCCACCAACGTGCAGGGCGGCACCGACGAGGCCACCCTGACAGCCGCCGGCGGGAACGACAGCCTCATTCACGTGGACTGGATGATCGGCACGCCCGCCACCGACGTGGACGGCATCACGAAGGAAGGCACCCGCGAACCGCTCATGCGCGCCGGGGAATGGGTCGTGCAGGGGTGA
- the ispF gene encoding 2-C-methyl-D-erythritol 2,4-cyclodiphosphate synthase, with protein sequence MSALPFRIGFGEDAHRLEAGRPLVLGGVPVPHAELGAVAHSDGDAVLHAVADALLSGLALGDIGQYFPDTAAEWAGMDSRVIVARALELVAARGYVPGNVAVVVTLDRPKLGPLRAEIARSVAELLNLPESEVGVSFKTSEGLAPAHVQTRVTALLVRAPGTGAG encoded by the coding sequence ATGAGTGCATTGCCGTTCCGGATCGGATTTGGAGAGGACGCGCACCGCCTGGAAGCCGGGCGGCCGCTGGTGCTGGGAGGCGTGCCCGTGCCGCACGCGGAACTGGGGGCCGTGGCGCACAGTGACGGGGACGCCGTGCTGCACGCCGTAGCCGACGCGCTGCTGTCGGGGCTGGCGCTGGGGGACATCGGGCAGTACTTTCCGGACACGGCGGCCGAGTGGGCCGGCATGGATTCCCGCGTGATCGTGGCCCGCGCGCTGGAACTGGTGGCGGCGCGCGGGTACGTGCCGGGCAACGTGGCGGTCGTGGTGACCCTGGACCGCCCGAAGCTGGGGCCGCTGCGCGCCGAGATCGCCCGGTCGGTCGCGGAACTGCTGAACCTGCCGGAATCCGAGGTGGGCGTCAGTTTCAAGACCTCCGAGGGACTGGCGCCCGCGCACGTGCAGACCCGCGTGACGGCGCTGCTGGTCCGCGCGCCCGGCACCGGTGCAGGATGA
- a CDS encoding tRNA (cytidine(34)-2'-O)-methyltransferase, whose translation MPPAPPLLRVVLFEPEKAGNVGNVARTCSVLGADLHLIRPFGFHLHDREFRRAVMDYLEGVTLHEHASWTAFQGTLGAGARVWAFSTHATELHTRAGFARGDYLLFGPESRGLPAWLRDALPKLKLPQPGGGRSLNLSVAAGVAAFEAGRQIEGW comes from the coding sequence ATCCCGCCGGCCCCTCCCCTGCTGCGCGTGGTGCTGTTCGAACCCGAGAAGGCCGGGAACGTGGGGAACGTCGCCCGGACCTGCTCGGTGCTGGGCGCGGACCTGCACCTGATCCGCCCGTTCGGCTTCCACCTGCACGACCGTGAGTTCCGCCGCGCCGTCATGGATTACCTGGAGGGCGTGACCCTGCACGAGCACGCCAGCTGGACCGCCTTCCAGGGCACGCTGGGCGCGGGCGCGCGGGTGTGGGCGTTCAGCACGCACGCCACCGAACTGCACACCCGCGCGGGCTTTGCGCGGGGCGATTACCTGCTGTTCGGCCCGGAATCGCGGGGGTTGCCCGCGTGGCTGCGCGACGCCCTGCCGAAGCTGAAGTTGCCGCAGCCGGGTGGGGGCCGCAGCCTGAACCTGAGCGTCGCGGCGGGCGTCGCCGCCTTCGAGGCCGGGCGGCAGATCGAGGGCTGGTAA
- a CDS encoding GGDEF domain-containing protein has product MPRPVIPPQQVHRLREQQHAAHLSLSLLSTAVHSGLLWLALTGDRQNVVSLTGAALLSVFMVATVLSRRVPLRVLTGGVAYLLPLWLTAQVIVVGMQGRDIQPAFFLSLGVVALLTLAWLPLNQAAALLLPVTGFMLAATLLFNPQDLPLMIYAGFLVALMVLMALHGQLVSTERARNLSVQHAAQLDPLTGVLNRQAAWDTLEAATRSPLHAARVAVVLVDIDHFGRINDLLRHRAADQVLREVATLLVNMTEQQVSVTRWNGDQFLLILPDVSVAAAHDVADRIVRAARNLNLTDLNGVPVSVGLAFAAETEDLDALIDLAVQRLHRAQESGGNRWA; this is encoded by the coding sequence ATGCCCCGTCCCGTCATTCCGCCGCAGCAGGTCCACCGGCTGCGGGAACAGCAGCACGCCGCGCACCTGTCGCTGTCGCTGCTGTCCACTGCCGTGCATTCCGGTCTGCTGTGGCTGGCGCTGACCGGGGACCGGCAGAACGTGGTGTCCCTGACCGGGGCCGCGCTGCTCAGCGTGTTCATGGTCGCCACCGTCCTGTCGCGCCGGGTGCCGCTGCGGGTCCTGACCGGCGGGGTCGCGTACCTGCTGCCGCTGTGGCTGACAGCGCAGGTGATCGTGGTCGGCATGCAGGGGCGTGACATTCAGCCCGCGTTCTTCCTGTCGCTGGGCGTGGTGGCGCTGCTGACACTGGCGTGGCTGCCGCTGAACCAGGCGGCGGCGCTCCTGCTGCCCGTGACGGGCTTCATGCTGGCCGCCACGCTGCTGTTCAACCCGCAGGACCTGCCCCTGATGATCTACGCGGGGTTCCTGGTGGCGCTGATGGTCCTGATGGCCCTGCACGGGCAGCTGGTCAGCACCGAACGCGCCCGGAACCTCAGCGTGCAGCACGCCGCGCAGCTCGACCCGCTGACCGGCGTCCTGAACCGGCAGGCGGCGTGGGACACGCTGGAGGCCGCCACGCGCTCCCCGCTGCACGCCGCGCGGGTCGCGGTGGTCCTGGTCGACATCGACCACTTCGGGCGGATCAACGACCTGCTGCGCCACCGCGCGGCCGATCAGGTGCTGCGCGAGGTCGCCACGCTGCTCGTCAACATGACCGAGCAGCAGGTCAGCGTGACCCGCTGGAACGGCGATCAGTTCCTGCTGATCCTGCCGGACGTCAGCGTGGCCGCCGCGCACGACGTGGCCGACCGGATCGTCCGCGCGGCCCGCAACCTGAACCTGACGGACCTGAACGGCGTGCCGGTCAGCGTGGGCCTGGCCTTCGCCGCCGAGACCGAGGACCTTGACGCGCTGATTGACCTGGCCGTGCAGCGCCTGCACCGCGCGCAGGAGAGCGGCGGGAACCGCTGGGCCTGA
- a CDS encoding GGDEF domain-containing protein, with translation MHLDNDLFQQLPVPAVQWPSVREGRRDGHARVNPAFSRAFRPGALCSPLPHWTDGAHLTRLPSRTGEPRVCRVTLSTLPNGDRLAVVEDVHAYHLDPLTGLPDRRALLLDAAQPTVSLALIDVDRFKQVNDALGHAAGDRVLEALARLLAGAARAGDLHAYRLGGDEFVLCAPHALTGEDLRPLQVGFRETLGRLGIPSGSFSYGLAQAPQHGDTLHALLQHADTQLTRSKRDRRGGLTTQLGRLLGRVTTAEPSGLNNLSAAL, from the coding sequence ATGCACCTCGACAACGACCTGTTCCAGCAGCTGCCCGTTCCGGCCGTTCAGTGGCCCTCCGTGCGAGAGGGAAGGCGTGACGGTCACGCCCGCGTGAACCCCGCCTTCAGCCGCGCGTTCCGCCCCGGCGCGCTGTGCAGCCCGCTGCCGCACTGGACGGACGGCGCGCACCTGACCCGGCTGCCCAGCCGGACCGGCGAGCCGCGCGTGTGCCGCGTGACCCTCAGCACCCTGCCGAACGGGGACCGGCTGGCCGTGGTCGAGGACGTGCACGCCTACCACCTGGACCCGCTGACCGGCCTGCCGGACCGCCGCGCCCTGCTGCTGGACGCCGCGCAGCCCACCGTGAGCCTCGCCCTGATCGACGTGGACCGCTTCAAGCAGGTGAACGACGCCCTGGGTCACGCCGCCGGGGACCGCGTGCTGGAAGCGCTGGCACGCCTGCTGGCGGGAGCCGCCCGCGCCGGCGACCTGCACGCCTACCGCCTGGGCGGCGACGAGTTCGTGCTGTGCGCCCCGCACGCCCTGACCGGCGAGGACCTGCGCCCCCTGCAAGTCGGGTTCCGGGAGACGCTGGGCCGCCTGGGCATCCCGAGCGGCAGTTTCTCGTACGGACTGGCGCAGGCGCCGCAGCACGGCGACACGCTGCACGCCCTGTTGCAGCACGCCGACACCCAGCTGACCCGCAGCAAACGCGACCGGCGGGGCGGCCTGACCACGCAACTGGGCCGCCTGCTGGGCCGCGTGACCACGGCCGAACCCTCCGGACTGAACAACCTGAGTGCCGCGCTGTGA